One window of the Arthrobacter sp. zg-Y919 genome contains the following:
- a CDS encoding PRC and DUF2382 domain-containing protein, with protein MITSEQIDTIMNHGTVEGTNGEKIGSAGDIYLDDETGQPAWVTTKTGLFGSKETFVPLAEATVDGSVVRVPYSKEMVKDAPRVDKDGHLSDQEQDELYSYYSIGSSRSSGTSGTTSGTSGTTSGQRSSSGGSGTSSGSGTSRSSGSSGGSGTSRSSGSSGGSGTSSGRTESSRGSDHGQVGHDTSGPTTDDAMTRSEEQLHVGTQSRESGRARLRKYVTTENVTKSVPVSHEEARIEREPITDANRGSAMDGPAISEEEHEVTLHAEEAVVEKEAVPVERVRLDTETVTEEATVTEEVSKEQIDMEGEGGSGSGGSGSGGKRRS; from the coding sequence GTGATCACCAGCGAACAAATCGACACCATCATGAACCACGGAACCGTGGAAGGCACTAACGGCGAGAAGATCGGCTCGGCGGGGGATATCTACCTGGACGACGAGACGGGCCAGCCCGCTTGGGTGACCACGAAGACCGGTCTCTTCGGTTCCAAGGAGACGTTTGTTCCGCTGGCAGAAGCCACGGTAGACGGATCTGTTGTGCGGGTGCCGTATTCCAAGGAGATGGTGAAAGACGCTCCGCGGGTGGACAAGGACGGGCACCTCAGCGACCAGGAGCAGGACGAGCTCTACAGCTACTACTCCATCGGCAGCTCGCGGAGTTCCGGAACATCCGGTACGACGTCCGGAACCTCCGGCACCACGAGCGGCCAGCGGTCCTCGTCGGGCGGAAGCGGCACGTCCAGCGGCTCCGGGACTTCACGCAGCTCCGGCTCGTCGGGCGGCTCCGGGACCTCGCGCAGCTCCGGCTCATCGGGCGGCTCCGGGACCTCCTCCGGCCGTACGGAAAGCAGCCGTGGTTCAGACCATGGCCAGGTGGGGCATGACACGTCCGGTCCGACGACGGATGACGCGATGACCCGGTCCGAAGAGCAGCTTCACGTAGGCACGCAGAGCCGGGAATCCGGCCGTGCCCGCCTGCGCAAGTACGTAACCACGGAGAACGTCACCAAGTCCGTTCCGGTCAGCCACGAGGAAGCGCGGATTGAGCGTGAGCCCATCACCGACGCCAACCGCGGCTCGGCAATGGATGGACCGGCCATCAGCGAGGAGGAGCACGAAGTGACCCTCCATGCCGAAGAGGCCGTGGTGGAAAAGGAGGCAGTGCCCGTGGAACGTGTCCGGCTGGACACGGAAACGGTGACTGAAGAAGCCACGGTGACGGAGGAAGTCAGCAAGGAGCAGATCGACATGGAGGGCGAAGGCGGCAGTGGCAGCGGCGGCAGTGGCAGCGGCGGCAAGCGCCGCAGCTGA
- a CDS encoding alpha/beta fold hydrolase — MDKNHPPQPGQQPERINKPAAALEERKSTVRSQGAELAVYECGPAGTAGNAVTPPPSVLLVHGYPDDHHVFDGVVAKLAADRHVITYDTRNAGASRVAGIQGKQLAPYRLELLVEDLYAVLDATGTGRVHLVGHDWGSIQGWAAIQDPRAEGRILSYTSISGPDLGHFHRWFKTRLRSPRLWPQAFMQALRSWYVAAFQLPVLPDAAWKRLLTAPYEKAAGRKIGDSGVRGLQLYRANMFAPGKALPDAGYDGPVQVIVPTKDPFLSPKLTSGLENRFPGVEITTVDAGHWWPEQQSAEFAAGLARWMAAHEAR; from the coding sequence ATGGACAAGAACCACCCGCCGCAGCCGGGGCAACAGCCGGAGCGCATTAATAAGCCGGCAGCGGCCCTGGAGGAACGGAAGAGCACTGTCCGGAGCCAGGGCGCGGAACTGGCAGTGTACGAGTGCGGTCCGGCGGGGACAGCGGGTAACGCGGTGACGCCGCCGCCCAGTGTTTTATTGGTGCACGGCTACCCAGATGACCACCACGTCTTCGACGGGGTGGTGGCCAAGCTGGCTGCAGACCGGCACGTCATCACCTACGACACCCGCAACGCCGGTGCCTCACGGGTGGCGGGGATCCAGGGGAAGCAGCTCGCGCCTTACCGGCTGGAGCTGCTTGTGGAAGACCTGTACGCCGTCCTCGATGCCACCGGGACCGGACGAGTGCACTTGGTGGGCCATGACTGGGGATCCATCCAGGGCTGGGCTGCCATCCAGGATCCCCGTGCCGAGGGCAGGATCCTCAGCTACACCAGCATCTCGGGACCGGACCTGGGGCACTTCCACCGCTGGTTCAAGACCCGGCTGCGCTCACCCCGGCTTTGGCCGCAGGCCTTTATGCAGGCGCTGCGCAGCTGGTACGTAGCCGCATTCCAGCTCCCTGTCCTACCCGACGCCGCGTGGAAGCGCCTGCTGACGGCCCCCTATGAGAAGGCCGCCGGACGGAAAATCGGGGACAGCGGGGTGCGGGGACTCCAGCTCTACCGCGCCAACATGTTCGCCCCCGGCAAGGCACTTCCCGACGCCGGATACGACGGACCCGTACAGGTGATCGTTCCGACGAAGGATCCGTTCCTTTCCCCGAAGCTCACGTCCGGACTGGAGAACCGGTTTCCCGGCGTGGAAATCACCACGGTGGATGCCGGGCATTGGTGGCCCGAGCAACAGAGCGCGGAGTTCGCGGCAGGGCTGGCGCGCTGGATGGCGGCGCACGAGGCCCGCTGA